In a single window of the Agromyces sp. H17E-10 genome:
- the arfA gene encoding arabinosylfuranosidase ArfA, translating to MPSAHLTIDPHFTVGRIDRRVFGGFVEHLGRHVYDGIHEPGHPTADAEGFRADVVELVQELGVSTIRYPGGNFVSGFRWEDSVGPREERPRRLDLAWHSTETNEVGLHEFASWLDKVGSELMLAVNLGTRGTLEALDLLEYANLAGGTALSQRRIDNGRTDAFGVKMWCLGNEMDGPWQLGHRSADDYGKIASQTAKAMRQLDPSIELVVCGSSSAHMPTFGEWERVVLTHAYDDVDYISCHAYYEEKDGDLGSFLASAVDMDGFIETVVATADHVKAVRGSDKTVNISFDEWNVWYLSRFQNVDKIEGLDNWPVAPRLLEDVYSVADAVVFGNLMISLLKHADRVTSASLAQLVNVIAPIMTEPGGPAWRQTTFFPFSITSRLAQGSALELKLDAPTYETKEYGVVPLVDAVATHDADAGRSAVFLVNRSTTEALEVSVDIASLGDVSLLESHTLADDDVYAKNTLDDPERVAPRANDSVRNEGGALTVTLPPVSWTALSLG from the coding sequence ATGCCCAGCGCACACCTCACCATCGACCCGCACTTCACCGTCGGCCGTATCGACCGCCGCGTCTTCGGCGGCTTCGTCGAGCACCTCGGACGTCACGTGTACGACGGCATCCACGAGCCCGGACACCCGACGGCCGACGCCGAGGGCTTCCGCGCCGACGTCGTCGAGCTCGTGCAGGAGCTCGGGGTCTCGACCATCCGGTACCCCGGCGGCAACTTCGTGTCGGGCTTCCGGTGGGAGGACTCGGTCGGCCCGCGCGAGGAGCGCCCCCGCCGGCTCGACCTCGCCTGGCACTCGACCGAGACGAACGAGGTCGGCCTCCACGAGTTCGCCTCGTGGCTCGACAAGGTCGGGTCCGAGCTCATGCTCGCCGTCAACCTCGGCACCCGCGGCACCCTCGAGGCGCTCGACCTGCTCGAGTACGCGAACCTCGCGGGCGGCACCGCGCTCTCGCAGCGCCGCATCGACAACGGCCGCACCGACGCGTTCGGCGTGAAGATGTGGTGCCTCGGCAACGAGATGGACGGCCCGTGGCAGCTCGGGCACCGCTCGGCGGACGACTACGGCAAGATCGCGTCGCAGACCGCGAAGGCGATGCGCCAGCTCGACCCGTCGATCGAGCTCGTCGTCTGCGGCTCGTCGAGCGCGCACATGCCGACCTTCGGCGAATGGGAGCGCGTCGTGCTGACGCACGCCTACGACGACGTCGACTACATCTCGTGCCACGCCTACTACGAGGAGAAGGACGGCGACCTCGGCTCGTTCCTCGCGTCGGCCGTCGACATGGACGGCTTCATCGAGACCGTCGTCGCGACCGCCGATCACGTGAAGGCCGTGCGCGGCAGCGACAAGACCGTGAACATCTCGTTCGACGAGTGGAACGTCTGGTACCTCTCGCGGTTCCAGAACGTCGACAAGATCGAGGGCCTCGACAACTGGCCGGTGGCGCCGCGCCTGCTCGAGGACGTCTACTCGGTCGCCGACGCCGTCGTGTTCGGCAACCTCATGATCTCGCTGCTCAAGCACGCCGACCGGGTGACCTCGGCGAGCCTCGCGCAGCTCGTCAACGTCATCGCGCCGATCATGACCGAGCCGGGCGGCCCGGCCTGGCGCCAGACGACGTTCTTCCCGTTCTCGATCACCTCGCGGCTCGCGCAGGGCTCGGCCCTCGAGCTCAAGCTCGACGCGCCGACCTACGAGACGAAGGAGTACGGCGTCGTGCCGCTCGTCGACGCCGTCGCGACGCACGACGCCGACGCCGGACGCTCGGCCGTGTTCCTCGTGAACCGTTCGACGACCGAGGCGCTCGAGGTCTCGGTCGACATCGCCTCGCTCGGCGACGTGTCGCTGCTCGAGTCGCACACGCTCGCCGACGACGACGTGTACGCGAAGAACACGCTCGACGACCCCGAGCGGGTCGCGCCCCGCGCGAACGACTCGGTGCGCAACGAGGGCGGCGCGCTCACCGTGACGCTGCCGCCCGTGTCGTGGACGGCGCTGTCGCTCGGGTGA
- a CDS encoding carbohydrate ABC transporter permease produces MSIFTQRTTEAAEPLTTATGVPSHVDRSVHGRRGRAGRAGGRRIGSHVFLVILAIYFVVPIWWLVVASTKDTAGLFSSPAFWFSGDFSLFSNIAELFTHQGGIYWRWLGNSFVYAFAGGIGATVLAILAGYGFAKYDFRGRGAVFTVVLGSVMVPLTALVIPTFMLLSQYGIINTPWAVILPSLLSPFGVYLMRVYTQDAVPDEMLEAARIDGAGELRTFFQVALPLLRPAIVTVLLLSVVGTWNNFFLPLAVLTDPQLLPVTVGLNRWTALSNAGAGGEQVWNLITTGAFISVLPLILSFLFLQRYWQGGLSVGSIK; encoded by the coding sequence ATGTCGATTTTCACCCAGCGCACGACCGAGGCGGCCGAGCCGCTCACCACCGCGACCGGCGTGCCCTCGCACGTCGACCGCAGCGTGCACGGCCGACGCGGTCGCGCCGGCCGCGCGGGCGGCCGCCGCATCGGCTCGCACGTGTTCCTTGTGATCCTCGCGATCTACTTCGTCGTGCCGATCTGGTGGCTCGTCGTGGCCTCGACGAAGGACACGGCGGGGCTCTTCTCGAGCCCGGCGTTCTGGTTCTCGGGCGACTTCTCGCTGTTCTCGAACATCGCCGAGCTGTTCACCCACCAGGGCGGCATCTACTGGCGCTGGCTCGGCAACTCGTTCGTGTACGCGTTCGCAGGCGGCATCGGCGCGACGGTCCTCGCGATCCTCGCGGGGTACGGCTTCGCGAAGTACGACTTCCGCGGCCGCGGCGCCGTGTTCACGGTCGTGCTCGGCTCGGTCATGGTGCCGCTCACGGCGCTCGTCATCCCGACGTTCATGCTGCTCAGCCAGTACGGCATCATCAACACGCCGTGGGCCGTCATCCTGCCGAGCCTGCTCAGCCCGTTCGGCGTCTACCTCATGCGGGTCTACACGCAGGACGCCGTGCCCGACGAGATGCTCGAGGCAGCCCGCATCGACGGCGCCGGCGAGCTGCGCACCTTCTTCCAGGTCGCGCTGCCGCTGCTGCGCCCCGCGATCGTGACGGTGCTGCTGCTGTCGGTCGTCGGCACCTGGAACAACTTCTTCCTGCCGCTGGCCGTGCTCACCGACCCGCAGTTGCTGCCGGTCACGGTCGGCCTCAACCGGTGGACGGCGCTCTCGAACGCGGGCGCCGGCGGCGAGCAGGTGTGGAACCTCATCACGACGGGCGCGTTCATCTCGGTGCTGCCGCTCATCCTCTCCTTCCTCTTCCTCCAGCGCTACTGGCAGGGCGGCCTCTCCGTCGGCTCGATCAAGTAG
- a CDS encoding LacI family DNA-binding transcriptional regulator, with protein MAVTLHDVARLAGVSIKTVSNVINDYPHIRPATREKVERAISELGYTPNLTARSLRSGRSGAIALAVPDLALAYFAELAASVIAAAEASGLVVLVEQTGGDRDRELELLRSPRLKMTDGLIFSALGLGQEDADVLDVPYPLVLLGERIFDGPTDHVTMQNVAAARAATEHLIASGRRRIAVVGVHEGEVIGSAGLRLRGYREALEAHGIEFDESLVGPSMAWHRESGARAMREILGRGVPFDGVFAMNDTLALGAMRALLEAGRRVPDDVAVIGFDNIDEAQYTVPSLSTIDPGKAWIAQTAVATLLERIAHPDSGAPPRLLLADFAVIERESTPAFAPAVAR; from the coding sequence ATGGCGGTCACACTGCACGATGTCGCCCGGCTCGCCGGGGTGTCGATCAAGACGGTGTCGAACGTCATCAACGACTATCCGCACATCCGGCCGGCGACGCGCGAGAAGGTCGAGCGGGCGATCTCCGAGCTCGGCTACACGCCGAACCTGACGGCCCGCAGCCTGCGGTCGGGCCGCAGCGGGGCGATCGCCCTCGCGGTGCCCGACCTCGCCCTCGCCTACTTCGCCGAGCTGGCTGCTTCGGTGATCGCGGCGGCCGAGGCGTCGGGACTCGTGGTGCTCGTGGAGCAGACGGGCGGCGACCGCGATCGGGAGCTCGAGCTGCTGCGCAGTCCGCGGCTGAAGATGACCGACGGACTCATCTTCAGCGCGCTCGGCCTCGGCCAGGAGGACGCCGACGTGCTCGACGTGCCGTACCCGCTCGTGCTGCTCGGCGAGCGCATCTTCGACGGCCCGACCGACCACGTCACGATGCAGAACGTCGCGGCGGCCAGGGCGGCCACCGAGCACCTCATCGCGTCGGGTCGGCGCCGCATCGCCGTCGTCGGCGTGCACGAGGGTGAGGTGATCGGCTCGGCCGGGCTGCGCCTGCGGGGCTACCGCGAAGCGCTCGAGGCCCACGGCATCGAGTTCGACGAGTCGCTCGTCGGGCCGTCGATGGCCTGGCATCGCGAGAGCGGTGCACGCGCGATGCGCGAGATCCTCGGTCGCGGGGTCCCGTTCGACGGGGTGTTCGCGATGAACGACACCCTCGCGCTCGGCGCCATGCGCGCCCTGCTCGAGGCGGGGCGTCGGGTGCCCGACGACGTCGCGGTGATCGGCTTCGACAACATCGACGAGGCGCAGTACACCGTGCCGTCGCTGTCGACGATCGACCCGGGCAAGGCGTGGATCGCCCAGACGGCCGTGGCGACGCTGCTCGAACGCATCGCGCACCCCGACAGCGGTGCGCCGCCGCGTCTGCTGCTGGCCGACTTCGCCGTGATCGAGCGCGAGTCGACGCCGGCGTTCGCGCCCGCCGTCGCGCGGTAG
- a CDS encoding carbohydrate ABC transporter permease, translating into MTTQTSVAAPAVPRRRAPGAGRSTLLRRRQRWGWFFVSPFLAVFALLLVFPLAYAFGMSLFTSTLATGTEFTGVGNYVKAFTDPLFLEGMLRVLAFALVMIPAQLIVAIAAALVLDTLATKLSKLSRLLIFAPYAIPGVIGALMWSFLYSPRFGPGGTLFNLVGLPTPDFLAPGTIFGSLVNIVTWQWAGYYMVVIYAALRAIDPSIYEAARIDGANGWQTALRIKVPMIGSSMVMIVMFALIGTLQFFTEPVVLRNVAQGAIDAAYTPNMYAYSLAFSYSQFNYASAIAFSLGALVFAGSFVFLFLTRKQSGLK; encoded by the coding sequence ATGACCACCCAGACCAGCGTCGCCGCACCCGCGGTGCCGCGCCGCCGCGCCCCGGGCGCCGGCAGATCCACCCTCCTGCGCCGACGGCAGCGCTGGGGCTGGTTCTTCGTCTCGCCGTTCCTCGCGGTGTTCGCGCTGCTGCTCGTCTTCCCGCTGGCGTACGCCTTCGGCATGAGCCTGTTCACCTCGACGCTCGCGACCGGCACCGAGTTCACGGGCGTCGGCAACTACGTCAAGGCGTTCACCGACCCGCTCTTCCTCGAGGGCATGCTGCGCGTGCTCGCCTTCGCGCTCGTCATGATCCCCGCGCAGCTCATCGTCGCGATCGCCGCGGCCCTCGTGCTCGACACGCTCGCGACGAAGCTCTCGAAGCTCTCGCGGCTGCTGATCTTCGCGCCGTACGCCATCCCCGGCGTCATCGGCGCGCTCATGTGGAGCTTCCTCTACAGCCCCCGGTTCGGTCCGGGCGGCACGCTGTTCAACCTCGTCGGCCTGCCGACCCCCGACTTCCTCGCGCCCGGCACGATCTTCGGCAGCCTCGTGAACATCGTCACGTGGCAGTGGGCCGGCTACTACATGGTCGTGATCTACGCTGCCCTCCGCGCGATCGATCCGTCGATCTACGAGGCCGCGCGCATCGACGGTGCGAACGGCTGGCAGACGGCGCTGCGCATCAAGGTGCCGATGATCGGCTCGTCGATGGTCATGATCGTGATGTTCGCGCTCATCGGCACGCTGCAGTTCTTCACCGAGCCCGTCGTGCTGCGCAACGTCGCCCAGGGCGCGATCGACGCGGCCTACACCCCGAACATGTACGCGTACTCGCTGGCCTTCTCGTACAGCCAGTTCAACTACGCCTCGGCGATCGCCTTCTCGCTCGGCGCCCTCGTCTTCGCCGGCTCGTTCGTCTTCCTGTTCCTCACCCGCAAGCAGAGCGGACTGAAGTGA
- a CDS encoding D-arabinono-1,4-lactone oxidase, with protein MSERNWAGNLEYRAARAVRPQSVDELRDFIAGSTGRLRALGSRHSFNDLADTTGTLVETDGLPVDVDAGSAPGAVRISGGLRYGVLAEVLQARGLALANLASLPHISVAGAIATGTHGSGDRLGSLASAVRAIGFVTADGGWRTLQRGDAEFDGAVVSLGALGVVVELELDVEPTYDVAQRVFDGPRWDAVLADFDRVTSLATSVSIFTTWRSTERADLLWLKQRTDAPGRGALDAASAFAATTLGATATAADEPRHPVPGGDVRATTEQLGSPGPWHERLPHFRLAFTPSAGEELQSEYLVPRAEAVAAIEAVRGLAERIAPLLLVCEVRTVAADRLWLSSSCGTDAVAIHFTWRREQAAVEALLPLIEAALPATARPHWGKLFALPAEEVRRRYPRWDDFAALRARFDPDRRFVNAYLERLGF; from the coding sequence ATGAGCGAGCGCAACTGGGCCGGCAACCTCGAGTACCGGGCGGCGCGCGCCGTGCGTCCGCAGTCGGTCGACGAGTTACGTGACTTCATCGCGGGCTCGACCGGACGGCTGCGCGCGCTCGGCTCCCGGCACAGCTTCAACGACCTCGCCGACACGACCGGCACCCTCGTCGAGACCGACGGGCTGCCGGTCGACGTCGACGCCGGAAGCGCGCCCGGGGCGGTGCGCATCTCGGGCGGGCTGCGGTACGGAGTGCTCGCCGAGGTGTTGCAGGCGCGCGGGCTCGCGCTCGCGAACCTCGCGTCGCTGCCGCACATCTCGGTGGCCGGCGCGATCGCGACGGGCACGCACGGTTCGGGCGATCGGCTCGGCTCGCTCGCGAGCGCCGTGCGCGCGATCGGGTTCGTGACGGCCGACGGTGGGTGGCGCACGCTGCAGCGCGGCGACGCCGAGTTCGACGGCGCGGTCGTCAGCCTCGGCGCGCTCGGGGTCGTCGTCGAGCTCGAGCTCGACGTGGAGCCGACCTACGACGTCGCGCAGCGCGTGTTCGACGGCCCGCGCTGGGACGCGGTGCTCGCCGACTTCGACCGGGTCACCTCGCTCGCGACGAGCGTCAGCATCTTCACCACCTGGCGCAGCACCGAGCGGGCCGACCTGCTCTGGCTCAAACAGCGCACGGATGCTCCGGGCCGAGGCGCCCTCGACGCGGCATCCGCCTTCGCCGCGACGACGCTCGGGGCGACCGCGACCGCGGCCGACGAGCCGCGGCATCCCGTGCCGGGCGGGGACGTCCGGGCGACGACCGAGCAGCTCGGGTCGCCCGGCCCGTGGCACGAGCGGCTGCCGCACTTCCGCCTCGCGTTCACGCCGTCGGCGGGGGAGGAGCTGCAGTCGGAGTACCTCGTGCCGCGAGCCGAAGCGGTCGCGGCGATCGAGGCGGTGCGCGGGCTCGCCGAGCGCATCGCGCCGCTGCTGCTCGTCTGCGAGGTCCGCACGGTCGCGGCCGACCGGCTCTGGCTGAGCTCGTCGTGCGGCACCGACGCCGTCGCCATCCACTTCACGTGGCGCCGCGAGCAGGCGGCGGTCGAGGCGCTGCTGCCGCTCATCGAGGCGGCGCTGCCGGCGACGGCGCGCCCGCACTGGGGCAAGCTCTTCGCCCTTCCCGCCGAGGAGGTGCGCAGGCGGTACCCGCGCTGGGACGACTTCGCCGCGCTGCGCGCACGGTTCGACCCCGACCGACGCTTCGTGAACGCCTACCTGGAGCGGCTCGGATTCTGA
- a CDS encoding ABC transporter substrate-binding protein, which translates to MKSKFLAVGGVVAVATAALTGCSAGGAEEASCTNKIVNADATQVSVWAWYPAFEDVVDLFNENHDDVQICWTNAGQGNDEYTKFSTAIEAGSGAPDVIMLESEVLSSFSIRDALVDLTEYGANDVKADYTDGAWKDVSSGDAVFGIPVDGGPMGMLYRKDILDQYGIAAPTTWDEFKAAAQALKDAGAPGVLADFPTNGRAYNQALFAQAGSVPFVYDSAKPTEIGIDVNDDGSKQVLAYWDELVKAGLVATDDAFTADYNTKLVDGSYAIYVAAAWGPGYLQGLSDADSDAEWRAAPVPQWDPANPVQINWGGSTFAVTSQAKDKEAAATVAKEIFGTEEAWKIGIEKAALFPLWKPILESDYFRDLEYPFFGGQQINKDVFLEAAAGYQGFTFSPFQNYAYDQLTEAQFAMVQGEKTSDQALDDLQASLEQYATEQGFTLE; encoded by the coding sequence ATGAAGTCGAAGTTCCTGGCCGTGGGCGGCGTCGTCGCCGTCGCGACGGCCGCGCTCACCGGCTGCTCGGCCGGCGGCGCCGAAGAGGCCTCCTGCACCAACAAGATCGTCAACGCCGACGCGACCCAGGTCAGCGTCTGGGCCTGGTACCCCGCGTTCGAAGACGTCGTCGACCTGTTCAACGAGAACCACGACGACGTGCAGATCTGCTGGACCAACGCCGGACAGGGCAACGACGAGTACACGAAGTTCTCGACGGCCATCGAGGCCGGCTCCGGCGCCCCCGACGTCATCATGCTCGAGAGCGAGGTGCTGTCGAGCTTCTCGATCCGCGACGCGCTCGTCGACCTCACCGAGTACGGCGCGAACGACGTCAAGGCCGACTACACCGACGGCGCCTGGAAGGACGTCTCGTCGGGCGACGCGGTCTTCGGCATCCCCGTCGACGGCGGCCCCATGGGCATGCTCTACCGCAAGGACATCCTCGACCAGTACGGCATCGCCGCCCCCACCACGTGGGACGAGTTCAAGGCCGCCGCCCAGGCGCTCAAGGACGCCGGCGCCCCCGGCGTGCTCGCGGACTTCCCGACCAACGGTCGTGCCTACAACCAGGCGCTCTTCGCCCAGGCCGGCTCCGTGCCGTTCGTCTACGACAGCGCGAAGCCCACTGAGATCGGCATCGACGTGAACGACGACGGCTCGAAGCAGGTGCTCGCCTACTGGGACGAGCTCGTGAAGGCCGGCCTTGTCGCCACCGACGACGCGTTCACCGCCGACTACAACACGAAGCTCGTCGACGGCTCGTACGCGATCTACGTCGCCGCGGCGTGGGGTCCCGGCTACCTGCAGGGCCTCTCCGACGCCGACAGCGACGCCGAGTGGCGTGCGGCGCCCGTGCCCCAGTGGGACCCGGCGAACCCCGTGCAGATCAACTGGGGCGGATCGACCTTCGCGGTGACGAGCCAGGCGAAGGACAAGGAGGCTGCTGCGACGGTCGCCAAGGAGATCTTCGGCACCGAGGAGGCGTGGAAGATCGGCATCGAGAAGGCCGCGCTGTTCCCGCTGTGGAAGCCGATCCTCGAGTCCGACTACTTCCGCGACCTCGAGTACCCGTTCTTCGGCGGCCAGCAGATCAACAAGGACGTCTTCCTCGAAGCGGCCGCCGGCTACCAGGGCTTCACGTTCAGCCCCTTCCAGAACTACGCCTACGACCAGCTGACCGAGGCGCAGTTCGCGATGGTGCAGGGCGAGAAGACCTCCGACCAGGCGCTCGACGACCTGCAGGCCTCGCTCGAGCAGTACGCGACCGAGCAGGGCTTCACGCTCGAGTGA